In Cucurbita pepo subsp. pepo cultivar mu-cu-16 unplaced genomic scaffold, ASM280686v2 Cp4.1_scaffold001579, whole genome shotgun sequence, a single window of DNA contains:
- the LOC111786374 gene encoding WD repeat-containing protein 44-like, which translates to MGSFSDDEECPYFDAQEINAPSISEFNCDGIEAAIDTHPRFKNWVDGSLVYDVWNQSPKSVHERRRKFLKWMELGLDQTLPCNGNSLTLWSDWREGDGGRLRDNSCAESSDFEDVFWSGRSSMSCWSSDDFECSEITSTNTIMYMDDGINGESSTKNGDRSSSVRFAMAEELEELEETSSSSPSFQQMMRMEAERANIPLRTEQRVNKRWLKKLRSAACIFDKSTGLVVDDDDDDDDSAAGSRVRRVKVRQCKKQLKELSALYMGQDIKAHEGAILTMKFSPNGQYLATGGDDGIVKLWQVIEDERSNESDIPEIDPSCIYFTVNRLSELRPLLVEKEKMANAMVLRKTSESACIIFPPKVFRILERPLHEFHGHTGEILDLSWSKTNYLLSSSVDKTVRLWRLGSNDCLRVFSHSNYVTCVHFNPMDENYFISGSIDGKIRIWGIPCSQVVDWIDIREIVTAVSYHPDGQGGIVGSINGTCRFFKVIGTFVVLICNSGLSFVL; encoded by the exons ATGGGTAGCTTTAGTGATGATGAAGAATGCCCATATTTTGATGCTCAAGAGATCAATGCTCCCTCGATATCTGAATTCAATTGCGATGGTATTGAGGCGGCCATTGATACTCATCCCAGATTCAAAAACTGGGTTGATGGCAGTTTGGTTTATGATGTATGGAACCAAAGCCCCAAGAGTGTTCATGAGCGTCGGAGGAAGTTTTTGAAATGGATGGAGTTGGGATTAGATCAAACTCTTCCTTGTAATGGGAATTCTCTGACTCTGTGGAGTGATTGGAGAGAAGGGGATGGAGGAAGATTGAGGGATAATTCTTGTGCTGAATCCTCTGATTTTGAAGATGTGTTTTGGTCGGGTCGATCTTCGATGTCGTGTTGGTCTAGTGATGATTTTGAATGTTCGGAGATAACTTCAACGAATACCATTATGTATATGGATGATGGGATTAATGGAGAATCTAGCACGAAAAATGGGGATCGAAGCAGCTCTGTTCGGTTCGCTATGGCTGAAGAGCTTGAGGAGCTTGAGGAGACTTCGAGTTCCTCACCATCTTTCCAACAAATGATGAGGATGGAGGCTGAGAGAGCAAACATTCCGTTGCGTACAGAACAACGAGTCAACAAACGTTGGCTTAAGAAATTGCGATCGGCAGCCTGCATTTTTGATAAGTCAACAGGATTGGtggttgatgatgatgatgatgatgatgattcagCTGCAGGGTCGAGAGTTCGGAGGGTGAAGGTTCGACAGTGCAAGAAGCAATTGAAGGAGCTATCAGCCCTTTATATGGGACAAGATATCAAGGCACATGAAGGTGCTATCTTGACAATGAAGTTTAGTCCTAATGGACAGTATCTTGCTACCGGTGGTGACGACGGGATTGTTAAATTGTGGCAAGTGATTGAAGACGAGAGATCTAATGAATCTGACATCCCCGAAATCGATCCATCTTGCATTTACTTCACGGTGAATCGTCTCTCGGAGTTGAGACCTTTGCTcgtggagaaagagaagatggCTAACGCAATGGTGTTGAGGAAAACATCGGAATCGGCTTGTATAATATTTCCACCGAAAGTCTTCAGGATCTTGGAGAGACCGTTGCACGAGTTCCATGGACATACCGGTGAGATTTTGGATCTCTCTTGGTCAAAAACCAAT TATCTTCTGTCATCATCAGTCGATAAAACCGTTCGACTTTGGCGATTGGGATCCAATGATTGTCTCAGAGTTTTTTCACATAGTAATTACG TTACTTGTGTTCATTTCAATCCCATGGATGAAAATTACTTTATCAGTGGTTCAATAGATGGAAAGATCCGTATTTGGGGAATTCCTTGTAGTCAAGTTGTTGATTGGATTGACATTAGGGAAATTGTCACTGCAGTGTCTTATCATCCTGATGGACAG GGAGGAATTGTTGGCTCCATAAACGGTACTTGCCGGTTCT